One window from the genome of Dermacentor variabilis isolate Ectoservices unplaced genomic scaffold, ASM5094787v1 scaffold_13, whole genome shotgun sequence encodes:
- the LOC142566650 gene encoding uncharacterized protein LOC142566650 encodes MCANGIVCQLDGPYEGHRHDAGILRDSGLYEKLEWLVQGNSYCIYGDPAYPLRPLLMRPSAGAALTRQQELFNKQMSIVRQALEWGFGKTVAEFSFLDFKKNLKLLLQNLGQMYPAGTLLANCHTSIHGSQTGMFFRYPCTSTARILGV; translated from the exons ATGTGTGCCAACGGGATTGTGTGCCAACTTGATGGGCCTTATGAAGGGCACAGGCATGACGCTG GCATCCTGCGCGACAGTGGCCTCTACGAGAAGTTGGAGTGGCTAGTGCAGGGCAACTCTTACTGCATCTATGGTGACCCTGCGTATCCTTTGCGCCCTCTCCTGATGAGGCCTTCTGCCGGTGCTGCCCTCACTCGCCAGCAAGAGCTCTTCAACAAGCAAATGAGCATAGTTCGTCAAGCATTGGAATGGGGATTCGGCAAGACTGTGGCTGAGTTTTCATTCCTTGATTTCAAAAAAAATCTGAAGCTGCTGCTGCAAAACCTTGGGCAAATGTACCCTGCCGGAACTCTGCTTGCGAATTGCCACACATCTATCCATGGAAGTCAGACTGGCATGTTTTTTCGGTATccgtgcacctcaacagcacgaATATTAGGTGTCTAA